The following proteins are co-located in the Neodiprion virginianus isolate iyNeoVirg1 chromosome 6, iyNeoVirg1.1, whole genome shotgun sequence genome:
- the LOC124307756 gene encoding tight junction protein ZO-1 isoform X6: MKIFRKIFRTRNKRTSKKKSTARTSNKRRSTTSKTYGGPPHLPRDDFLLGGGGSTRRNRRRHRVGDRGWEVHHVTVTRVPGYGFGIAVSGGRDNPHFTNGDPAIAISDVLKAGPAEGKLQVNDRIISANGVSLEGADYGAAVRVLRDSGSTVLLVVKRRASANVPGSPGTSVPQSHRLTLTRNNKKDDFGIILGCRLYVREVTREGTGVRPGDVLTRISGVAADNMSLKEARKLMDQCKDRLSIVVTRETPVPSHSHQPSKGESGEYLSAASYSSQNLYVPPPTRQPMEDKSNLAPRGRSRGPLLDVSLSQLDLPATPTVDPPRPPPPRPEDYYSSRRQLYDEDPLIQRTKQPMPDPRFITFQKEGSVGVRLTGGNETGVFVTAVQPGSPASLQGLQPGDKILKVNDMDMKGVTREEAVLFLLSLQEQIDLIVQHRRQEYDQIVASGRGDSFHIKTHFHYEQPEKGEMSFRSGDVFHVVDTLHNGVVGSWQVFRIGRNNQEVQKGIIPNKARAEELATAQFNATKKELSASESRGSFFRRRRGSHRRSKSLGRDHWDDVVFSDSVSKFPAYERVVLRHPGFIRPVVLFGPVADLAREKLLKDFPDKFTSPQMESQMDESSGKSTKSSGIIRLSAIREVMDRGKHALLDITPNAVDRLNYAQFYPIVIFLKAENKQTIKEMRAGIPKSAHKSSKKLLEQCQKLDKIWGHVFSAVVTLTTPEAWYRKLRELIDRQQQGPLWMSQTKPEEALSDDFLFPMTSRLSYASSPESDLELSPAPPLPGALGPPTRLKSSSDPSIATQDDTSAPPPYTTNYQAFEQHKRRSQGGVGDSKYGFSIPGQTNDQSGPPQYPGGPPQQRSPHQGPPDLPPRVDRNAKPPNQTHRGTAGRTAQERLANKTDSVLDMGNYINATPHRANATSSLERAQPTAGSYDSMSSYDSYNNTNGNATYTATNLNTSTGRLGPNVPDDLKSGGVPVSPRAHDPYRFTRSTAQPIPAQENQIRTDYAKYSRTGDYKPAVPPPQGKPSGSYKPIPPPKPKNYRPPQQPLPQDETNSSSLYQHAKSYSIATSHIHNGAENGSNIQRNSGQYYYNIPPPNRNNEGYNMNSNHSHSHSHTSPLNHSHSLSHTHPHSSSPMTHSHSNSAGQINVGHAQNRNNINHNGHSHSNSHGGVTGNTGNGNLSHNNREPNALDLAGSREQRGSAFELYRKPLHHHNVRRLGVARGVFCSKGGVLEGPGGVTLTVPPGALPLQIQQEIYFSVTAPRILKTHNTSGHCSPVSPPMHHGESLLSPVVECGPRGLDFLTPVELKIPHNATPAHRLALKATDTENQSTANWLDVKLPSHTSNYVTVRLDHF; the protein is encoded by the exons GTCGGAGACAGAGGATGGGAAGTTCATCATGTTACCGTGACCAGAGTCCCCGGTTACGGATTCGGTATCGCCGTCTCCGGGGGTCGGGACAATCCTCATTTCACGAACGGAGATCCCGCGATCGCAATTTCTGATGTACTAAAGGCCGGACCCGCCGAAGGAAAGCTTCA AGTGAACGACCGCATCATATCCGCCAATGGCGTTTCCCTGGAGGGTGCCGACTACGGAGCCGCTGTTCGCGTTCTTCGAGACTCTGGATCAACGGTCCTCTTGGTAGTGAAACGCCGAGCTTCTGCGAACGTTCCTGGATCTCCGGGCACATCTGTACCACAGAGTCATAGATTAACTTTGACGAGGAACAACAAGAAAGACG ACTTTGGAATCATCCTAGGATGTCGTCTTTACGTAAGAGAAGTAACGCGCGAAGGTACCGGAGTCCGACCCGGTGATGTTTTGACCAGAATCAGCGGGGTGGCTGCGGACAATATGAGTCTGAAGGAGGCTCGGAAGTTGATGGATCAATGCAAGGACCGACTGTCGATCGTCGTTACGAGAGAAACCCCGGTTCCCTCGCACTCCCATCAGCCCAGCAAAGGCGAATCGGGCGAGTATCTCTCCGCTGCTAGCTACAGTAGTCAAAATCTCTACGTACCGCCACCCACAAGGCAGCCTATGGAAGACAAAAGTAATCTCGCACCCAGGGGAAGATCGAGGGGACCTCTTTTAGACGTATCACTCAGCCAGCTTGATCTACCCGCTACTCCGACGGTAGATCCTCCCAGACCACCGCCACCCCGGCCAGAAG ATTATTACAGTTCAAGGAGGCAACTCTACGACGAGGATCCTCTCATTCAACGAACAAAACAACCCAT GCCGGATCCTAGGTTCATAACGTTCCAAAAGGAAGGATCGGTCGGCGTTCGTTTGACAGGTGGAAATGAGACCGGGGTTTTCGTAACTGCGGTTCAACCGGGCAGCCCGGCGTCTTTGCAGGGTCTACAGCCTGGTGACAAAATACTCAAG GTAAATGATATGGACATGAAGGGAGTGACCAGAGAAGAAGCAGTACTCTTTTTACTAAGCCTTCAAGAACAAATCGATCTCATAGTGCAACACAGGCGTCAGGAGTATGACCAAATTGTGGCATCTGGAAGAGGCGACTCTTTTCACATTAA GACTCACTTCCATTATGAACAGCCTGAGAAAGGAGAGATGAGTTTTCGCTCTGGCGACGTATTTCATGTCGTTGACACGTTACATAACGGTGTCGTAGGCTCGTGGCAAGTTTTCCGAATCGGACGAAACAACCAAGAAGTTCAAAAAGGAATAATACCGAACAAGGCACGTGCCGAGGAATTGGCTACAGCTCAATTTAACGCTACTAAGAAAGAACTCAGCGCCAGCGAAAGCAGAGGCAGCTTCTTCAGAAGACGACGTGGTAGTCATAGGAGATCTAAATCACTTGGCAGG GATCATTGGGACGACGTTGTATTCTCAGACAGCGTAAGCAAGTTTCCGGCTTATGAACGAGTCGTGTTGCGACACCCAGGATTTATTAGACCTGTGGTTCTCTTTGGACCGGTAGCTGATCTCGCTAGGGAAAAGCTACTCAAAGATTTCCCTGATAAATTCACGTCTCCTC AAATGGAAAGTCAGATGGACGAAAGCAGCGGAAAGAGTACCAAATCGTCAGGAATCATTCGATTAAGTGCCATAAGAGAAGTAATGGACAGAGGAAAACACGCGCTGTTGGATATAACACCAAATGCTGTCGACCGTTTGAATTATGCTCAATTTTATCCTatcgtaatttttctcaaagcgGAAAACAAACAGACTATCAAAGAAATGCGTGCTGGGATACCAAA GTCGGCACACAAGAGCAGCAAAAAGCTACTTGAACAGTGTcaaaaattggataaaatcTGGGGTCATGTATTCAGTGCAGTTGTTACTCTGACCACACCAGAAGCATGGTACAGAAAACTCAGAGAATTGATAGACAGACAGCAACAAGGTCCTTTATGGATGAGCCAAACCAAG CCGGAAGAGGCCCTTTCGGATGACTTCCTGTTCCCGATGACTTCTCGCCTCTCCTACGCTTCCTCCCCGGAGAGTGACCTGGAGCTGAGCCCTGCTCCTCCCCTTCCTGGTGCTTTGGGGCCGCCAACTAGGTTGAAGAGTAGCTCCGATCCAAGCATCGCTACTCAAGACGACACTAGTGCACCACCGCCGTATACCACCAATTACCag GCCTTTGAACAGCATAAGCGGAGGTCGCAGGGGGGTGTAGGTGATAGCAAATATGGTTTTTCAATACCTGGTCAAACCAACGATCAGTCTGGTCCACCTCAATATCCTGGGGGGCCGCCTCAACAAAGATCGCCACACCAAGGACCACCTGATTTACCACCTAGAGTAGATCGCAATGCAAAACCACCAAATCAAACACACCGTGGGACTGCTGGGCGAACTGCCCAGGAGAGACTTGCTAACAAGACTGATTCCGTCCTGGATATGGGAAATTATATTAATGCTACCCCCCATAGAGCTAATGCCACATCATCATTAGAAAGAGCACAGCCAACAGCA ggAAGCTACGATAGTATGTCTTCTTACGattcgtataataatacaaacgGAAATGCAACGTATACAGCCACCAATCTCAATACATCGACCGGTCGATTAGGACCTAATGTTCCAGATGATTTGAAGAGCGGTGGTGTTCCTGTTTCACCACGAGCTCACGATCCTTACAGATTCACAAGGTCTACAGCACAGCCTATTCCAGCTCAAGAAAATCAAATACGTACAGATTATGCCAAATACAG CCGGACGGGAGATTATAAACCCGCTGTTCCACCCCCTCAAGGAAAGCCAAGTGGTTCTTACAAGCCAATACCACCTCCAAAACCCAAGAATTACAGGCCTCCACAGCAGCCTTTACCTCAAGATGAGACGAACAGCAGTAGTTTGTATCAGCATGCCAAAAGTTATTCCATCGCCACATCACACATACACAATGGG GCTGAAAATGGCAGTAACATTCAGCGTAACAGCGGCCAGTACTACTACAACATTCCTCCACCTAATCGTAATAACGAGGGTTACAACATGAACTCAAATCACAGTCACAGTCACAGTCATACGTCACCGCTGAACCACAGTCACAGCCTTAGTCACACGCATCCTCACTCCAGCTCCCCCATGACGCATTCCCACAGCAACAGTGCCGGACAAATTAACGTTGGCCATGCACAAAATCGCAACAATATCAATCATAACGGACACAGTCACAGCAATAGTCATGGAGGTGTTACGGGAAATACGGGAAATGGGAACTTGAGTCACAACAACAGGGAGCCCAACGCACTTGATCTGGCGGGAAGCAGAGAACAGAGAGGCAGTGCTTTTGAACTATACAGAAAACCGTTGCATCATCACAATGTAAG GAGACTGGGGGTGGCACGGGGTGTGTTCTGTAGCAAAGGTGGTGTTTTGGAAGGACCAGGGGGTGTTACACTCACGGTACCCCCTGGGGCCTTACCGCTGCAGATACAACAAGAAATCTACTTCTCTGTAACAGCTCCACGTATACTCAAAACGCATAATACCTCTGGCCATTGTTCACCCGTATCACCACCCATGCATCACG GTGAATCTCTACTGAGTCCGGTGGTTGAGTGTGGACCTCGTGGCTTGGATTTTTTAACCCCAGTAGAACTCAAGATTCCACACAACGCTACACCCGCACATAGGCTGGCACTGAAAGCTACTGACACAGAAAACCAATCAACTGCTAATTGGTTGGATGTTAAACTACCGAGCCATACTTCTAATTATGTCACCGTACGTCTTGATCATTTCTAA